A genomic window from Micromonospora violae includes:
- a CDS encoding DUF1800 family protein codes for MADQNVPPRRPRDDRGWDGRQHHSADGYGDPTAPAPYGYDSPHPHQGGYPAQGDPREQYADGYAHAGQPGPAPRGPQWVGPEGLGRPTPARPAGTGLPALDDDDEPGGKVGRRKAMVALGGTAAVVAGGAALAMTPQLRGLFGGEAAAGDATGSTVTDGTAARPSGQQPSTVRTYTEQNESYMGSRAGAALKKNAPAGGRTYSGPAAAAAATKVTVKTVLAKDPILHLARRATFGVTPALLADIKREGMDAWIRAQLDPDKLEPSKGELKLAELPTQKLSTQQLRDQRDKLNDQGAQPEREMVDATIARQIWSKRQLFEVMVDFWNDFLHVAADFDGGEVYRNSFDQDVVRKHALGSYPEMLVAANKHPALLIYLNQKDSRKDAINENLARENLELYSVGVDGGYKEPDVRQAAMLQTGRGVQDGKYVFRPEQHYVGKVKILGFTHANNSADPKKAEAAIDAYITYIATHPSTAKYVAQSLATRFVSDTPPKSLVDRLAKTYTTNKGMIKPVLMTLFCSSEFWAGVGQKVRRPMEYLVATYRTLGVSPDASPKHNNGDSKRTPYARGLRQIHDKMRELGHYPMGQPTPDGYPDVYVAWTSAGTMVNGWNEAGEILAGYRTTFTYTPPEKLVAKPPATAGAYVDALSLRLVGQKLSTRERNLILGVAGVAATAKVDATFNGAITAVARAILASPQHHLR; via the coding sequence ATGGCCGACCAGAATGTGCCACCACGTCGACCGCGGGACGACCGCGGTTGGGACGGACGCCAGCACCACAGCGCCGACGGCTACGGCGACCCCACCGCGCCCGCGCCCTACGGCTACGACTCGCCCCACCCCCACCAGGGCGGCTACCCCGCGCAGGGCGACCCGCGTGAGCAGTACGCCGACGGGTACGCGCACGCCGGGCAGCCCGGTCCCGCGCCGCGCGGTCCACAGTGGGTCGGCCCGGAGGGCCTGGGCCGCCCGACCCCGGCGCGCCCGGCCGGCACCGGCCTGCCCGCCCTCGACGATGACGACGAGCCCGGTGGCAAGGTTGGTCGACGGAAGGCGATGGTGGCCCTCGGCGGCACCGCCGCCGTCGTCGCCGGTGGCGCGGCGCTCGCCATGACCCCGCAGCTGCGGGGCCTCTTCGGCGGCGAGGCGGCCGCCGGCGACGCGACCGGCAGCACGGTGACCGACGGCACCGCGGCGCGGCCCAGCGGCCAGCAGCCCAGCACGGTGCGTACCTACACCGAGCAGAACGAGAGCTACATGGGCTCCCGCGCCGGTGCGGCGCTGAAGAAGAACGCGCCGGCCGGCGGGCGTACCTACTCCGGCCCGGCCGCGGCCGCGGCGGCGACCAAGGTGACCGTGAAGACGGTGCTGGCCAAGGACCCGATCCTGCACCTGGCCCGGCGCGCCACCTTCGGCGTGACGCCCGCGCTGCTCGCCGACATCAAGCGCGAGGGCATGGACGCCTGGATCCGCGCCCAACTGGACCCGGACAAGCTGGAGCCGAGCAAGGGTGAGCTGAAGCTCGCCGAGCTGCCGACCCAGAAGCTCTCCACGCAGCAGCTGCGCGACCAGCGGGACAAGCTCAACGACCAGGGCGCCCAGCCGGAGCGGGAGATGGTCGACGCCACCATCGCCCGGCAGATCTGGTCCAAGCGCCAGCTCTTCGAGGTGATGGTCGACTTCTGGAACGACTTCCTGCACGTCGCCGCGGACTTCGACGGCGGCGAGGTGTACCGCAACTCGTTCGACCAGGACGTCGTGCGCAAGCACGCCCTGGGCAGCTACCCGGAGATGCTGGTCGCCGCGAACAAGCACCCGGCGCTGCTGATCTACCTGAACCAGAAGGACTCCCGCAAGGACGCGATCAACGAGAACCTCGCCCGGGAGAACCTTGAGCTCTACTCGGTCGGTGTCGACGGCGGCTACAAGGAGCCGGACGTCCGGCAGGCCGCCATGCTCCAGACCGGCCGTGGCGTCCAGGACGGCAAGTACGTCTTCCGCCCCGAGCAGCACTACGTCGGCAAGGTGAAGATCCTCGGCTTCACCCACGCGAACAACTCGGCCGACCCGAAGAAGGCCGAAGCGGCGATCGACGCGTACATCACCTACATCGCGACGCACCCGTCGACCGCGAAGTACGTGGCGCAGAGCCTGGCCACCCGGTTCGTCTCGGACACCCCGCCGAAGTCCCTGGTGGACCGGCTGGCCAAGACGTACACGACCAACAAGGGCATGATCAAGCCGGTCCTGATGACGCTCTTCTGCTCCTCGGAGTTCTGGGCCGGGGTGGGCCAGAAGGTGCGCCGGCCGATGGAGTACCTGGTCGCCACGTACCGCACCCTGGGCGTCTCACCGGACGCGTCGCCGAAGCACAACAACGGCGACAGCAAGCGCACCCCGTACGCCCGGGGGCTGCGCCAGATCCACGACAAGATGCGCGAGCTGGGCCACTACCCGATGGGTCAGCCCACCCCGGACGGCTACCCGGACGTCTACGTCGCCTGGACCTCGGCCGGCACCATGGTCAACGGCTGGAACGAGGCGGGTGAGATCCTCGCCGGTTACCGCACCACCTTCACCTACACCCCGCCGGAGAAGCTGGTGGCCAAGCCACCGGCGACGGCCGGGGCGTACGTGGACGCGCT
- a CDS encoding DUF3040 domain-containing protein, which produces MLSKEDQRRFDQITRQLRESDPAFFKKLDHRVRARRGRYLMLLTIVLWASLPAIAVFAGRLTGAICAVVLVANAAVMWRFRRRWT; this is translated from the coding sequence ATGCTCAGCAAAGAGGATCAGCGCAGATTCGACCAGATCACCCGTCAGCTCCGGGAAAGTGACCCGGCCTTCTTCAAGAAGCTGGACCACCGGGTCCGGGCCCGCAGGGGCCGCTACCTGATGTTGTTGACCATCGTGCTGTGGGCGTCGCTGCCGGCGATAGCCGTGTTCGCCGGTCGACTGACCGGCGCGATCTGCGCGGTGGTCCTGGTGGCCAACGCCGCCGTCATGTGGCGGTTCCGCCGCCGCTGGACGTGA
- a CDS encoding SWIM zinc finger family protein, whose translation MSERSTDRFADYGRPRRVDGGLRARSARGAIGRSWWSRRFLEVLESFALGTRLTRGRSYARAGQVLTLDIAPGRVSAVVQGSRPKPYQVSIALKPFPAALWSRIENELAGQAFFSARLLAGDLPDELEELFAAAGAPLFPTAVDELTQRCNCPDFAVPCKHLAATFYLLAEAFDADPFELLHWRGRSRAELLDALRARRAAATGVTPTTEPVDVPSEPDGVPSTVDVGAPVGAARALIGLSATPLAEAADRFWSAPVPLPDRPPRLVTGTDLLLRQLGAPAPAIGGPGLLERLRRAYRAFGPADR comes from the coding sequence GTGAGCGAGCGGAGCACCGACCGGTTCGCCGACTACGGGCGTCCCCGCCGGGTCGACGGGGGCCTGCGGGCGCGCAGCGCCCGGGGCGCGATCGGCCGGTCCTGGTGGTCGCGGCGTTTCCTGGAGGTGCTGGAGTCGTTCGCGCTCGGCACCCGGTTGACCCGGGGCCGTTCGTACGCGCGGGCCGGTCAGGTGCTCACGCTCGACATCGCACCCGGACGGGTCAGCGCGGTGGTGCAGGGTTCCCGGCCGAAGCCGTACCAGGTGTCGATCGCGCTGAAACCGTTCCCGGCCGCGCTCTGGTCCCGGATCGAGAACGAGCTGGCCGGGCAGGCGTTCTTCAGCGCCCGGCTGCTCGCCGGGGACCTCCCCGACGAGTTGGAGGAGCTGTTCGCCGCCGCCGGCGCGCCGCTCTTCCCGACCGCCGTGGACGAGTTGACCCAGCGCTGCAACTGCCCCGACTTCGCGGTGCCGTGCAAACACCTCGCCGCGACGTTCTACCTGCTGGCCGAGGCGTTCGACGCGGACCCGTTCGAGCTGCTGCACTGGCGTGGTCGGTCCCGCGCGGAGTTGCTCGACGCACTGCGCGCCCGGCGGGCCGCCGCCACCGGCGTCACCCCGACGACCGAGCCGGTCGATGTGCCGTCCGAACCGGACGGTGTGCCGTCGACAGTGGACGTCGGCGCGCCGGTCGGTGCCGCCCGCGCGCTGATCGGGCTTTCGGCGACGCCGTTGGCGGAGGCGGCGGACCGGTTCTGGTCCGCGCCGGTGCCGCTGCCGGATCGGCCGCCCCGACTGGTGACCGGCACCGACCTGCTGCTGCGCCAGCTCGGCGCGCCGGCCCCGGCCATCGGTGGGCCGGGACTGCTCGAACGGTTGCGTCGCGCGTACCGGGCGTTCGGCCCGGCCGACCGGTGA